In a single window of the Flavobacterium sp. W4I14 genome:
- a CDS encoding transcriptional regulator with PAS, ATPase and Fis domain (product_source=COG3829; cath_funfam=1.10.10.60,1.10.8.60,3.40.50.300; cog=COG3829; pfam=PF00158,PF02954; smart=SM00382; superfamily=46689,52540), producing MDTQNIKQRFGIIGNSPLLNRAIDIASQVAPTDMSVLITGESGSGKEVFSQIIHQMSARKHGAFIAVNCGAIPEGTIDSELFGHEKGSFTGAHEARKGYFEVANGGTIFLDEVAELPLGTQARLLRILESGEYLRVGSSKVQKTDVRIIAATNVDVYNRVKNGKFREDLYYRLNTVPLRIPALQERKEDIYLLFRKFSADFSDKYRSPALHLEPDAIQILTNYSWPGNVRQLKNIAEQICVLEKDRNVTGQAILNYIPNEAGSNLPMTINAQSKEDFTERDILYKVLFDMKKDMVELKKLVAEIIQHGGNTATVLADNPQYINQLYRDVELPAGQEHAFTIQQPTPSNNNINNNNNADYFAHEAEEVEESLSLVDKESDLIKKALKKHKGKRKFAAQELGISERTLYRKIKELNL from the coding sequence ATGGATACACAAAATATTAAACAGCGGTTCGGTATCATTGGCAATTCGCCATTGCTTAACCGTGCCATCGATATTGCAAGCCAGGTAGCACCAACAGATATGTCGGTGTTAATAACAGGCGAAAGTGGTAGCGGTAAAGAGGTATTCTCGCAGATTATCCATCAAATGAGTGCCCGTAAACACGGTGCTTTTATTGCTGTAAACTGCGGCGCCATTCCCGAAGGAACCATTGATTCTGAATTGTTTGGTCACGAGAAAGGATCTTTTACTGGTGCACATGAAGCGCGTAAAGGTTACTTTGAAGTAGCAAACGGCGGAACTATATTTTTAGATGAGGTTGCTGAGCTGCCTTTAGGCACCCAGGCGCGTTTACTGCGTATTTTAGAAAGCGGCGAATACTTACGCGTAGGCTCATCTAAAGTTCAGAAAACAGATGTTCGCATTATTGCCGCAACCAATGTTGATGTGTATAACCGAGTTAAAAACGGAAAATTCCGCGAAGATTTATATTACAGGTTAAATACTGTTCCATTACGCATACCGGCTTTGCAAGAGCGTAAAGAAGATATTTATTTACTATTCAGAAAATTCTCTGCCGATTTCAGCGATAAATACCGTAGTCCTGCATTGCACTTGGAACCAGATGCCATTCAGATCTTAACCAATTATAGCTGGCCGGGTAATGTTCGTCAGTTAAAAAATATTGCCGAGCAGATCTGCGTATTGGAAAAAGACCGAAATGTAACCGGGCAGGCCATTTTAAACTATATCCCGAACGAGGCGGGAAGTAACCTGCCAATGACGATTAATGCACAGTCGAAAGAAGATTTTACAGAAAGAGATATTTTGTACAAGGTACTTTTCGACATGAAAAAGGATATGGTTGAGCTTAAAAAACTTGTTGCCGAAATTATTCAGCACGGCGGAAATACCGCTACCGTTTTAGCAGATAACCCTCAGTATATCAATCAGCTATACCGCGATGTAGAACTGCCCGCAGGGCAAGAGCATGCCTTTACCATTCAGCAACCTACACCAAGCAATAATAACATCAACAACAATAACAATGCTGATTATTTTGCACACGAGGCCGAAGAGGTAGAAGAATCTTTATCATTAGTGGATAAAGAATCGGACCTGATTAAAAAAGCATTAAAAAAACACAAGGGTAAACGTAAGTTCGCTGCACAAGAACTGGGCATTTCAGAGCGTACCCTGTACAGAAAAATTAAAGAATTAAATTTATAA
- a CDS encoding tRNA-2-methylthio-N6-dimethylallyladenosine synthase (product_source=KO:K06168; cath_funfam=3.80.30.20; cog=COG0621; ko=KO:K06168; pfam=PF00919,PF01938,PF04055; smart=SM00729; superfamily=102114; tigrfam=TIGR01574): protein MIDLQVQDKIHDEARQGEALILDTPVKADARKLYIESYGCAMNFADSEIVASILSETGFETTGDYHQADVIFINTCSIRENAETRVRNRLSQFGVEKRRNPKLIVGVLGCMAERLKSKFLEEERLVDVVVGPDAYRDLPNLIEQVESGHKAVNVLLSREETYADISPVRLNSNGITAFISITRGCNNMCSFCVVPFTRGRERSRDAHSIIQEAKGLFEAGYREVTLLGQNVDSYTWTSEDGTETVNFAQLLAQTALVSPDLRVRFSTSHPKDITDEVLHTIAKYDNICNYIHLPVQSGNTRILELMNRTYTREWYINRIDAIRNIIPGCAISTDIIAGFCTETEEEHQETLSMMDYVEYDFAYNFTYSERPGTLAARKLEDDIPEDVKKRRLAEILAKQQAHSLMRLQEWVGKTVRVLIEGTSKKSDLDYCGRGDSGAMAIFPAIEGVKPGQYANVFIEKCTSATLIGKIVS from the coding sequence ATGATTGATTTACAAGTACAGGATAAGATACACGATGAAGCCAGGCAAGGTGAAGCTTTAATTTTAGATACACCAGTTAAAGCCGATGCCCGTAAATTATACATTGAAAGTTATGGTTGTGCAATGAATTTTGCTGATAGCGAGATTGTTGCTTCTATTCTTTCAGAAACAGGATTTGAAACCACAGGGGATTATCACCAGGCCGATGTAATATTCATCAATACCTGCTCTATCCGCGAAAATGCAGAAACCAGGGTTCGGAACCGTTTATCGCAGTTTGGTGTCGAAAAACGCCGTAATCCGAAATTAATTGTTGGCGTTTTGGGCTGCATGGCAGAACGTTTAAAATCTAAATTTTTAGAAGAAGAACGTTTGGTTGATGTAGTAGTAGGTCCCGATGCTTACCGCGATCTGCCTAACTTAATTGAACAGGTAGAAAGTGGGCATAAAGCGGTTAATGTACTTTTATCACGCGAAGAAACTTATGCAGATATTAGTCCGGTGCGTTTAAACAGCAACGGAATTACCGCCTTTATTTCCATTACCCGTGGTTGTAATAATATGTGTTCTTTCTGCGTGGTTCCTTTTACCCGTGGCCGTGAACGGAGCCGCGATGCCCATTCCATTATACAAGAAGCAAAAGGCTTATTTGAAGCTGGTTACCGTGAGGTTACGCTTTTAGGCCAAAACGTAGATTCGTATACCTGGACATCGGAAGATGGGACAGAAACCGTAAATTTTGCACAACTTTTAGCGCAAACAGCTTTGGTAAGTCCAGATTTAAGGGTGCGTTTTTCTACTTCGCATCCAAAAGATATTACCGACGAGGTTTTACATACCATTGCAAAATACGATAACATCTGTAATTATATTCACTTACCAGTACAATCGGGTAATACCCGCATATTGGAGTTAATGAACAGGACTTATACCCGCGAATGGTATATCAATCGTATTGATGCCATCCGCAACATTATCCCGGGTTGTGCAATTTCTACCGATATTATTGCTGGTTTTTGCACAGAAACAGAGGAAGAGCATCAAGAAACCCTGAGTATGATGGATTACGTAGAATATGATTTTGCATATAACTTCACTTATTCTGAAAGACCTGGAACTTTAGCTGCCCGTAAATTGGAAGATGATATTCCTGAAGATGTGAAAAAACGCCGTTTAGCTGAGATTTTGGCTAAACAACAGGCACATTCATTAATGCGTTTACAAGAGTGGGTGGGTAAAACCGTTCGTGTTTTAATTGAAGGCACTTCTAAAAAATCTGATCTGGATTATTGCGGAAGAGGAGATAGCGGAGCCATGGCCATTTTCCCTGCAATTGAAGGCGTTAAACCAGGCCAGTATGCAAATGTATTTATTGAAAAATGTACATCAGCTACGTTAATTGGTAAAATAGTATCGTAA
- a CDS encoding hypothetical protein (product_source=Hypo-rule applied; transmembrane_helix_parts=Inside_1_8,TMhelix_9_31,Outside_32_595): MTAQHRNKVWIWIGSIFGILILIVAFGAMFLSARWKPILTEKIKSGVYNGSHHLYRIDFKSINLNVITGSLALRDVTLTPDTAVFDSLRKKQLAPAHTFELKLKKLQISRVGILTAYFKKRIDVNEILLQKPSINMIFNKVTKKPDSIKDEKSLYEQISKTFKSVHVKSIKIVDADFDYINKTAAKKTKNSIKHLDININDFLLDSLSGNDTTRFYYTKDASFQIAGYKSITKDKMYSMKVDTIKGSTASKKIMVKGFKLTPLYDELTFARKYKIQKDRYNLSFDKIEFHGVDFIGLNTDQKLHAKSLRIGPANVEVFMSRESPPPPGFDKGKNYPHMALKRLNMPTLIDTVKLRNINVKYAEFNPASKKIGSVDFKALTGNILNVTNDSLQLRKKNHALADLNALLMGTGKLNVKIDFNLTDNNGAFIYSGNLGRFDMKNLNPLSKSLGLVEIESGNIQHIDFSANGNLRSASGRMNMLYTNLKVKLLSDNIDGEGTKEKGFLSFLANAILVKNENPQKGEAPRTANMANTRINSASFFNLMWKTVFVGIKDIVGVGVVPEKNPVKQQKVIAKKIREQKRADRKAARKARREKN, translated from the coding sequence ATGACAGCTCAGCATAGAAATAAAGTTTGGATCTGGATAGGAAGCATATTCGGCATATTGATTTTAATTGTTGCGTTTGGGGCCATGTTTTTAAGTGCCAGATGGAAACCTATATTGACTGAAAAAATTAAGTCTGGGGTTTATAATGGCTCACACCACCTGTACCGGATAGATTTTAAAAGCATTAACTTAAATGTAATTACAGGTAGCCTGGCACTGCGCGATGTTACACTAACACCCGATACAGCCGTTTTCGATAGCTTAAGGAAAAAGCAACTGGCTCCTGCACATACTTTCGAGCTTAAATTGAAGAAACTACAGATCAGCCGTGTTGGGATATTAACGGCCTACTTTAAAAAGCGGATAGATGTAAATGAAATCCTTTTACAAAAGCCATCTATCAATATGATTTTTAACAAAGTAACCAAGAAACCTGATAGCATAAAAGATGAAAAATCACTTTACGAACAGATTTCGAAAACCTTTAAATCGGTACATGTTAAAAGCATTAAAATTGTAGATGCAGATTTCGATTACATCAACAAAACCGCAGCAAAAAAAACCAAAAACTCGATCAAACACCTCGATATTAACATTAACGATTTTTTATTGGATTCACTTTCTGGCAATGATACAACAAGATTTTACTATACAAAAGATGCATCCTTTCAGATTGCGGGTTATAAATCGATAACGAAAGATAAAATGTACTCAATGAAAGTTGACACCATTAAAGGCTCTACTGCATCGAAAAAAATAATGGTTAAAGGATTTAAACTTACACCATTGTACGATGAGCTTACTTTTGCAAGAAAATACAAGATCCAGAAAGACCGGTATAACCTCAGTTTTGATAAAATAGAATTTCACGGTGTCGATTTCATTGGTTTAAACACCGACCAGAAACTGCATGCAAAATCGCTAAGGATCGGACCTGCCAATGTAGAAGTTTTTATGAGCCGCGAATCGCCACCGCCTCCAGGTTTTGATAAAGGCAAAAACTACCCGCATATGGCCCTAAAAAGGTTAAACATGCCTACCCTGATTGATACGGTAAAACTGAGAAACATTAATGTGAAATATGCTGAATTTAACCCGGCGAGTAAAAAAATTGGATCGGTTGACTTTAAAGCACTAACTGGAAACATTTTAAATGTAACCAATGATAGCTTACAATTGCGCAAAAAGAACCATGCCTTAGCCGATTTAAACGCGCTTTTAATGGGTACCGGGAAGCTGAATGTAAAAATCGATTTTAACCTTACCGATAATAATGGTGCATTTATCTATAGTGGTAACCTGGGTAGGTTTGATATGAAAAATTTAAATCCACTATCAAAATCATTGGGCCTGGTTGAAATAGAGAGTGGCAATATACAGCATATCGATTTTAGCGCAAACGGAAATTTAAGATCTGCATCGGGCAGGATGAACATGCTGTACACAAACCTGAAAGTAAAGCTCTTATCAGACAATATTGATGGAGAGGGAACCAAGGAAAAAGGTTTTTTGTCTTTTTTGGCCAATGCCATTTTAGTTAAAAACGAAAATCCACAAAAAGGCGAAGCACCAAGAACAGCAAATATGGCCAATACGAGAATTAATTCGGCCTCCTTTTTTAACCTGATGTGGAAAACCGTTTTTGTGGGCATAAAGGATATTGTAGGCGTTGGTGTGGTACCTGAAAAGAATCCGGTAAAACAGCAAAAAGTAATTGCAAAAAAAATAAGGGAACAAAAACGGGCAGACAGAAAAGCAGCACGGAAGGCCCGGAGAGAAAAAAACTGA
- a CDS encoding hypothetical protein (product_source=Hypo-rule applied; transmembrane_helix_parts=Inside_1_11,TMhelix_12_34,Outside_35_604), translated as MPDTRRYRYKVFKWIACTLLSVFIVLAGIAWLLNVKSRPILTDRIKTLLYKSTDSLYTISFTKVSTNVFTGNATLQNVKIIPDTNRFKQLIALKRAPNNLYTVSLKKLVVKHFHPLTLYREKKLQLEEIIFDKPEVTMVNRQFAFNEGRAPRPIKSPYDIISKNLNEFSIKSIRFKDVSFKYINKNVPNSVPFSIDDLNITLTDLLVDSTSAEDPTRFYLLKDIMINLNNYVYRTPDKMYDIQLDKLDFRATTGKLRINSFALIPLHDEMNFGKVAGFAKERFNIKMSDIMLNGIDLPLYISKQELWAKEMAITNGFVSVFNHNGLPKKHQESKVGKFPHQLLQLVDAPILVQKIQLKDINVNYAVYNNESNQKGQISFEHTSGIIKNATNLEKIKAINPIMEVNLSTYLFGQGKLDVNFIFNLTAKDGSFSYNGVLHNFNARVLNQITKPLGLVRINRGSVDKLKFNFKANDLGAKGTVAFSYYDLSVALMKNDPEKDHLVTRGFLSFLANALIIKSENPGADGKLVPVTVNYSRPANTSFFNMIWKSLFTGIKYSIGITEEKQNEVREHIAKFKAMRANHMQRKQKRLERRIRREREQNEKR; from the coding sequence ATGCCTGATACCAGAAGATACCGTTATAAAGTTTTTAAATGGATTGCGTGTACATTACTCAGTGTTTTTATCGTACTTGCAGGTATTGCCTGGCTGCTAAATGTTAAGTCACGCCCTATTCTAACCGATAGGATCAAAACACTCCTCTATAAATCAACCGATAGTTTATATACCATTAGTTTTACCAAGGTTTCTACCAATGTTTTTACAGGCAATGCCACCTTACAGAATGTAAAAATAATACCTGATACCAATCGGTTTAAGCAACTCATCGCCTTAAAAAGAGCCCCAAATAATTTATATACGGTTTCTTTAAAAAAACTGGTGGTGAAGCACTTCCATCCATTAACCCTGTACCGCGAAAAAAAACTGCAGTTAGAGGAAATCATATTTGATAAACCTGAGGTAACGATGGTTAACCGGCAATTTGCTTTTAATGAGGGGCGTGCACCCAGGCCCATTAAATCACCTTACGATATCATCTCTAAAAACCTGAATGAATTTAGCATCAAAAGCATCAGGTTTAAGGATGTAAGTTTTAAATACATCAATAAAAATGTCCCCAATTCAGTACCTTTCTCAATTGATGACCTCAATATTACCTTAACCGACCTGCTGGTAGATTCTACCTCTGCCGAAGATCCTACAAGATTTTATCTGCTTAAAGATATTATGATCAATCTGAATAACTATGTATACCGTACACCAGACAAGATGTACGATATCCAATTGGATAAACTGGATTTCAGGGCAACAACGGGTAAGTTAAGGATTAACAGTTTTGCTTTAATACCACTGCACGATGAGATGAACTTCGGCAAAGTTGCCGGGTTTGCGAAGGAGCGTTTCAACATCAAGATGAGCGACATTATGCTTAATGGGATTGATTTGCCTTTATACATTAGTAAACAAGAACTTTGGGCAAAGGAAATGGCCATTACCAATGGTTTCGTTTCGGTATTTAACCATAATGGCCTCCCAAAAAAACACCAGGAAAGCAAAGTCGGAAAATTTCCCCACCAGCTTTTGCAGCTTGTTGATGCACCTATTCTGGTCCAGAAAATCCAGCTGAAGGATATAAATGTGAATTACGCGGTTTACAACAATGAGAGTAACCAAAAAGGGCAGATTAGTTTCGAGCATACCTCAGGCATTATAAAAAACGCCACGAACCTCGAAAAAATTAAAGCCATAAACCCCATTATGGAGGTTAACCTAAGCACTTACCTCTTTGGGCAGGGAAAGCTTGATGTAAACTTTATATTTAATCTTACCGCTAAAGATGGTTCCTTTTCTTACAATGGGGTTTTACACAATTTTAATGCTCGGGTTTTAAATCAGATTACCAAACCCTTAGGCTTGGTCCGCATTAACCGTGGGAGTGTGGATAAATTAAAGTTCAATTTTAAAGCGAACGATTTAGGCGCAAAAGGAACGGTAGCGTTCTCCTATTACGACCTATCTGTAGCGTTGATGAAAAACGATCCTGAAAAAGATCATCTGGTTACCCGTGGTTTTCTTTCTTTCTTAGCAAACGCTTTAATCATTAAATCAGAAAACCCCGGTGCAGACGGAAAGCTGGTACCTGTAACCGTAAATTACAGCAGGCCGGCAAATACATCTTTCTTTAACATGATCTGGAAGAGCCTTTTTACGGGCATAAAATATAGCATCGGTATTACGGAAGAAAAGCAGAATGAAGTACGTGAGCATATTGCAAAGTTTAAGGCCATGCGGGCCAATCATATGCAAAGGAAACAGAAGCGCTTAGAGCGGCGGATAAGACGTGAACGGGAACAAAATGAAAAGCGATAA
- a CDS encoding LemA protein (product_source=KO:K03744; cath_funfam=1.20.1440.20; cog=COG1704; ko=KO:K03744; pfam=PF04011; superfamily=140478; transmembrane_helix_parts=Inside_1_1,TMhelix_2_24,Outside_25_185), giving the protein MIIALVLIGFIFLVGIFFYNSLIGKKNQVTNAFSAIDVMLKKRFDLIPNLVEVVKQYTTYEQGTLTKIVELRAKAGSPNISNAEKADLDAQLSSSVKGLMLNIENYPDLKANTNFINLQTTWTESEEQIAAARRTYNASVTDYNNSIMMFPGSLFAGMLNFQPIAVLETPAEERKNISAKELFNN; this is encoded by the coding sequence ATGATTATTGCCCTCGTTCTTATCGGATTTATATTCCTTGTCGGGATTTTCTTTTACAACTCGCTTATCGGGAAGAAAAACCAGGTTACCAATGCCTTCTCAGCCATTGATGTAATGCTTAAAAAACGGTTCGACCTTATTCCAAATCTTGTTGAAGTGGTAAAACAATACACTACTTACGAGCAGGGAACCTTGACCAAAATAGTTGAGCTGAGAGCTAAAGCAGGCTCACCTAACATCAGCAATGCAGAAAAAGCAGATTTAGATGCACAATTGAGCAGCAGTGTGAAAGGTTTAATGCTTAACATCGAAAATTATCCTGATTTGAAGGCCAATACTAACTTTATTAACCTGCAAACCACCTGGACCGAAAGCGAAGAGCAGATTGCCGCTGCCAGAAGAACCTATAATGCTTCGGTAACCGATTACAATAATTCGATTATGATGTTTCCAGGCAGTTTATTTGCGGGAATGTTAAATTTCCAGCCCATTGCCGTTTTAGAAACCCCAGCCGAGGAGCGCAAAAACATTAGCGCAAAAGAACTCTTTAATAATTAA
- a CDS encoding hypothetical protein (product_source=Hypo-rule applied; pfam=PF11335; superfamily=51011; transmembrane_helix_parts=Inside_1_31,TMhelix_32_54,Outside_55_318), whose amino-acid sequence MSFDIANNVALQQVLATMEVERKRIAGTQTKGYIFIAVGILLCVLGFFLGFPIPGVIGGLIPLIYGGVLLFKIKDALTAYQNAYKTNVIGAALKFLDESLSINPYQGIEASEFMYTQLFSNEPDRYKTEDLVTGCADKTRFYFAEVHAEYKTVTQTKDGTRTEWHDIFRGIIFAADFNKKFNGVTIVRPKDFGAAFGAWFSKNLFSFGSNDVIQLENPDFDKTFVTYGSDQVESRYILTPAMMERILNLNHQTKYNISLSFIESRMYIAFPLNRNYFEAPVFKSLLSPETVNEDISTIKFMYDIVKELDLNTRIWGKE is encoded by the coding sequence ATGTCGTTCGATATTGCAAATAATGTAGCCTTACAGCAAGTTTTGGCTACAATGGAGGTAGAGCGCAAAAGAATTGCAGGTACCCAAACCAAAGGCTATATTTTTATTGCCGTGGGCATTCTGCTCTGTGTTTTAGGCTTCTTTTTAGGTTTTCCTATTCCTGGTGTAATTGGCGGCTTAATACCTCTTATTTATGGCGGTGTTTTGTTATTTAAGATCAAAGATGCTTTAACAGCTTACCAAAATGCCTACAAAACCAATGTAATTGGTGCTGCCCTTAAATTTTTAGACGAAAGTTTATCGATTAATCCCTACCAGGGAATTGAAGCTTCTGAGTTTATGTATACACAGTTGTTTAGCAATGAACCTGATCGTTATAAAACAGAGGATCTGGTAACTGGATGTGCTGATAAAACCCGGTTTTATTTTGCGGAGGTACATGCCGAATATAAAACAGTAACCCAAACAAAAGACGGAACCCGAACAGAGTGGCATGACATTTTTAGAGGAATTATCTTTGCTGCAGATTTTAACAAGAAATTTAATGGTGTAACCATTGTCAGACCAAAAGATTTCGGAGCAGCTTTTGGCGCATGGTTTTCAAAAAACCTGTTTTCTTTTGGCAGTAACGATGTTATTCAACTGGAGAATCCAGACTTTGATAAGACTTTTGTGACTTATGGCTCCGATCAGGTCGAATCCAGATATATCCTTACACCTGCCATGATGGAGCGGATATTAAACCTCAACCATCAAACAAAATATAACATCAGTTTATCCTTTATCGAATCGAGGATGTATATCGCTTTCCCGCTGAACCGGAATTATTTCGAGGCGCCTGTTTTTAAATCATTGCTCAGTCCAGAAACCGTAAATGAAGATATCTCCACCATAAAATTTATGTATGATATTGTTAAGGAACTGGATCTGAATACAAGGATTTGGGGAAAGGAATAA
- a CDS encoding two-component system alkaline phosphatase synthesis response regulator PhoP (product_source=KO:K07658; cath_funfam=3.40.50.2300; cog=COG0784; ko=KO:K07658; pfam=PF00072; smart=SM00448; superfamily=52172), with protein MIVTKKIFVFDDNRDILDLCTFILEDAGYEIKTSENANNIEEQVAAYMPDLIFMDNWLPDLGGIQATKALKNHPDLKHIPVIYFSANNDISSLADEAGADSYLSKPFDIAALEEIVKKHLS; from the coding sequence ATGATAGTTACAAAAAAAATATTTGTTTTTGATGATAATAGGGATATCCTTGATCTCTGTACATTTATTTTGGAAGATGCGGGGTATGAGATAAAAACATCTGAAAATGCCAATAACATAGAAGAACAGGTTGCAGCATATATGCCTGATTTAATTTTTATGGATAATTGGTTGCCTGATCTTGGAGGCATACAGGCTACCAAGGCATTAAAAAACCATCCTGATTTAAAACATATTCCGGTAATTTATTTTTCGGCCAATAATGATATATCTTCATTAGCCGATGAAGCTGGTGCCGATAGTTACTTATCGAAACCCTTTGATATTGCTGCACTGGAAGAAATTGTGAAAAAACATTTGAGCTAG
- a CDS encoding two-component system chemotaxis response regulator CheB (product_source=KO:K03412; cath_funfam=3.40.50.180; cog=COG2201; ko=KO:K03412; pfam=PF01339; superfamily=52738) — MAETVDSTPCGALIIGGSAGSLDVLLEIFPVLRKDIGFPIVLVIHRKASNESLLTDLLKSRTILEVSEAEEKEFLGPGKVFIAPADYHMLIEEDQSISLDYSEKVNYSRPSIDVTFQSAAEVFREKLVCILLSGSNADGVEGLKSVNNFGGRVVIQNPNTAIMPYMPQQAVLNVVPHVILDSHDMADYINKLNN, encoded by the coding sequence ATGGCGGAAACTGTAGATTCTACCCCTTGTGGAGCATTAATTATTGGCGGCTCTGCGGGTAGTTTAGATGTGTTGCTCGAAATTTTTCCAGTCCTAAGGAAAGATATTGGTTTCCCTATTGTATTAGTGATTCACCGTAAGGCAAGTAACGAATCTCTTTTAACCGATTTGCTAAAATCGCGCACTATACTAGAGGTTAGTGAAGCAGAAGAAAAAGAGTTTCTAGGCCCGGGCAAAGTTTTTATTGCGCCTGCAGATTACCATATGCTGATAGAGGAAGACCAAAGTATATCTTTAGATTATTCGGAAAAAGTAAATTATTCCCGGCCATCAATTGATGTTACCTTCCAATCAGCAGCCGAGGTTTTTAGAGAAAAATTAGTCTGTATTCTACTTTCAGGGTCTAATGCAGATGGAGTAGAAGGGTTAAAAAGTGTAAACAATTTTGGAGGTAGAGTGGTTATACAGAATCCAAATACGGCCATAATGCCATATATGCCGCAACAGGCTGTGCTGAATGTTGTACCGCATGTGATATTGGATAGCCACGATATGGCTGATTATATAAATAAGTTAAATAATTAA
- a CDS encoding chemotaxis protein methyltransferase CheR (product_source=KO:K00575; cath_funfam=3.40.50.150; cog=COG1352; ko=KO:K00575; pfam=PF01739; smart=SM00138; superfamily=47757,53335), with amino-acid sequence MIGDAIDNEQVEILLNDVLESHGYDFLEYSHASIKRRIIRLYGLDNFVSFAEFRYTVKTDKQYFKRFLEEITVNVTEMFRDPSFYKSLRNDVLPVLGTYPFIRIWVAGCSTGEEAYSLAIVLKELNLLNKSLIYATDINPSVLDKAKKGMFPLNYLKQYSENYLQSGGLKDFSAYYTANYSLAKFDESLNKKMIFSTHNLVSDHSFNEFQLILCRNVLIYFDKDLQHKVFNLFDGSIEKLGYLALGSKESLEFWPKAKEYKRVKMEKIWRKL; translated from the coding sequence GTGATAGGTGATGCGATAGATAATGAACAGGTAGAAATCCTGTTGAATGATGTTTTGGAAAGCCATGGGTATGATTTTCTGGAATATTCTCATGCATCAATAAAAAGGAGAATTATACGTCTTTACGGACTGGATAATTTTGTGAGTTTCGCCGAATTTCGTTACACGGTTAAAACAGATAAGCAATATTTTAAGCGGTTTTTAGAAGAAATTACGGTTAATGTTACCGAAATGTTCCGTGATCCGTCATTTTATAAATCTTTGCGGAACGATGTCCTTCCTGTGCTAGGCACCTATCCATTTATCCGTATTTGGGTGGCAGGTTGTTCTACCGGAGAAGAGGCTTATTCGCTCGCCATTGTTTTAAAAGAACTTAATCTACTTAATAAATCGCTTATTTACGCCACAGATATTAATCCATCGGTTTTAGATAAGGCAAAAAAAGGCATGTTCCCCTTAAATTATTTAAAGCAGTATTCAGAAAATTACCTGCAATCGGGCGGCTTAAAAGATTTTTCTGCTTATTATACGGCGAACTACTCTTTGGCAAAATTTGATGAAAGCTTAAATAAGAAGATGATCTTTTCTACGCATAATTTGGTTTCCGATCATTCTTTTAATGAGTTTCAGCTAATTTTATGTAGAAACGTATTAATTTATTTTGATAAAGACTTACAACATAAAGTATTTAACCTATTTGATGGTAGCATCGAGAAATTAGGGTACCTTGCTTTAGGAAGTAAAGAAAGTTTGGAGTTTTGGCCAAAAGCCAAAGAATACAAAAGGGTTAAAATGGAGAAAATATGGCGGAAACTGTAG